From the genome of Thermoflexus hugenholtzii, one region includes:
- a CDS encoding ParA family protein — protein sequence MARTIAVVSQKGGVGKTTTVVHLGVALAERGAPTLLVDLDPQAALTAAFGINEDLPSGIEAALLRGIALAQVIRSIRPGLDLAPATFQLHQAEMSLHQRPRWQHRLREVLRPAQERYAYILIDAPPGLGPLTVNALTAADAFLVPIRPDYLSLRSLKGLLIAVGRLRQQLGLSLELLGILPTMVQLHVRHHRDVLSELTAAFGRKVFPVFIPQTIRFAEAPVAGKSLLELMASHPGAQAYRRLAALIDETRPKAR from the coding sequence TTGGCCCGGACGATCGCCGTTGTCAGCCAGAAAGGGGGAGTGGGCAAAACCACCACGGTGGTTCATCTGGGGGTGGCCCTGGCGGAACGGGGAGCGCCCACCCTGCTGGTGGATCTGGATCCTCAAGCGGCCCTGACGGCGGCCTTCGGGATCAACGAGGACCTCCCCTCCGGCATCGAGGCCGCGCTGCTCAGAGGCATCGCCCTGGCCCAGGTGATCCGGAGCATACGCCCGGGTCTGGATCTGGCCCCCGCCACCTTCCAGCTCCATCAGGCGGAGATGAGCCTGCATCAACGGCCCCGCTGGCAACATCGGCTCCGGGAGGTCCTGCGGCCGGCCCAGGAACGCTACGCCTACATCCTGATCGATGCGCCGCCCGGCCTGGGCCCGCTGACGGTGAACGCCCTCACGGCCGCCGACGCCTTCCTGGTGCCCATCCGGCCGGACTATCTATCGCTCCGTAGCCTCAAGGGCCTGCTGATCGCGGTGGGGCGGCTGCGTCAGCAACTGGGGCTCTCCCTGGAGCTTCTGGGCATCCTCCCGACGATGGTCCAGCTCCACGTCCGACACCATCGGGATGTGCTCTCGGAGCTGACCGCCGCCTTCGGTCGGAAGGTGTTCCCGGTTTTCATCCCCCAGACCATCCGCTTCGCGGAGGCACCGGTGGCCGGCAAAAGCCTCCTGGAGCTCATGGCCAGCCACCCCGGCGCCCAGGCCTACCGTCGCCTGGCCGCCCTCATCGACGAGACCCGCCCGAAAGCCCGCTGA
- a CDS encoding response regulator transcription factor, protein MIRAAVVAAVPALRAGLRAMLEGEEIRVVQEASSLTDLGRSSAEVVVVAGAFPSRDMGWTGRGLPGEGPAALFLVEDPEEGERLLSFGAGLPVYGVLFLETPAEALRAAVRALAEGLIVIDPRLMPGFEARLGDIEEPGEPLTPRELEILRLLADGLANKEIAARLGIRERTVKFHVSSIYRKLHAANRAEAVRQGLRRGLIAL, encoded by the coding sequence ATGATCCGCGCGGCCGTCGTGGCGGCCGTTCCGGCCCTCCGGGCCGGTCTGCGCGCGATGCTGGAGGGGGAGGAGATCCGGGTGGTGCAGGAGGCCTCCTCCCTGACGGATCTGGGGCGCTCCAGCGCGGAGGTTGTGGTCGTGGCCGGGGCGTTCCCGTCCCGGGATATGGGATGGACAGGGCGAGGGCTGCCCGGCGAGGGGCCGGCAGCCCTCTTTCTGGTGGAGGATCCGGAGGAGGGGGAGCGGTTGCTCTCCTTCGGGGCAGGGCTCCCGGTTTATGGGGTGCTTTTCCTCGAGACCCCGGCGGAGGCGCTGCGGGCGGCTGTGCGGGCCCTGGCGGAGGGGCTCATTGTGATCGATCCCCGTTTGATGCCCGGGTTCGAGGCGCGGCTGGGGGACATCGAAGAGCCGGGCGAGCCGCTCACGCCCCGGGAGCTGGAGATCCTGCGGCTGCTGGCCGACGGCCTGGCCAACAAAGAGATCGCGGCCCGGCTGGGCATCCGCGAGCGCACCGTGAAGTTCCACGTCTCCTCCATCTATCGCAAGCTTCACGCCGCCAACCGCGCCGAGGCCGTCCGCCAGGGCCTGCGCCGGGGCCTGATCGCTCTATAG
- a CDS encoding replication-associated recombination protein A, with protein sequence MTGTGDLFTHGRAEAWKREAPLAARLRPRRLEEFLGQDHLIGPGAPLRRLIEEGKLLNSMIFWGPPGTGKTTLALLIAQAAGAHVENLSAVTAGLADLRRVIQEARERRRLYGQRTLLIVDELHRFNRVQQDALLPHVEDGTVVFIGITTENPYFAVVPALVSRSRVFSFRPLTEEEILALLRRALTDAENGYGGQPIEIPEEVLRFWARLSEGDARSALNALELAVSATAPGPDGVIRITMDIAQAVVQRRALAYDREAHYDTISAFIKSIRGSDPDAALFWLAKMVDAGEDPRFIMRRLLILAAEDIGLADPMAIVVTAACAQALEWVGMPEAAYHLAEATLYLATAPKSNSAGAYFRALEFLRAHGAGEVPAHLKDASRDAEALGHGQGYQYPHEFPGHFIRQSYWPVGLPRIRFYRPSDQGYEREIAERLRRWWGALEGPEPSSIPSEGT encoded by the coding sequence ATGACGGGGACAGGAGACCTGTTCACACACGGGCGGGCGGAGGCCTGGAAGCGGGAAGCTCCTCTGGCGGCCCGCCTCCGGCCCCGGCGCCTGGAGGAGTTCCTCGGCCAGGACCACCTGATCGGGCCCGGAGCCCCGCTCCGGCGCTTGATCGAAGAGGGCAAACTGCTCAACTCCATGATCTTTTGGGGTCCCCCGGGCACGGGCAAAACCACCCTGGCCCTGCTCATCGCTCAGGCTGCCGGCGCCCATGTGGAAAACCTGAGCGCGGTCACCGCCGGGCTCGCCGATCTGCGCCGGGTGATCCAGGAAGCCCGCGAACGCCGCCGCCTCTACGGCCAGCGCACCCTCCTCATCGTCGATGAGCTCCACCGCTTCAACCGGGTCCAGCAAGACGCCCTGCTTCCTCACGTGGAGGACGGGACGGTGGTGTTTATCGGCATCACCACCGAGAACCCTTACTTCGCCGTCGTCCCCGCCCTGGTCTCCCGCTCCCGAGTGTTCTCGTTCCGTCCCCTCACCGAGGAGGAGATCCTGGCTCTGCTGCGCCGCGCCCTGACCGATGCCGAGAACGGCTACGGCGGACAGCCCATCGAGATCCCAGAGGAAGTCCTCCGCTTCTGGGCCCGGCTCAGCGAAGGGGACGCCCGCAGCGCTCTGAACGCCCTGGAGCTGGCGGTCAGCGCCACCGCCCCCGGACCGGACGGGGTGATCCGCATCACGATGGACATCGCCCAGGCAGTGGTCCAGCGGCGAGCCCTGGCCTACGACCGGGAAGCTCATTACGATACGATCAGCGCCTTCATCAAGTCCATCCGGGGCAGCGACCCCGACGCCGCCCTGTTCTGGCTGGCGAAGATGGTGGACGCCGGGGAGGATCCCCGCTTCATCATGCGACGCCTGCTGATCCTGGCAGCGGAGGACATCGGGCTGGCGGATCCCATGGCCATTGTGGTCACGGCGGCGTGCGCCCAGGCCCTGGAGTGGGTGGGGATGCCGGAGGCAGCCTACCACCTCGCGGAGGCCACCCTCTACCTGGCCACCGCCCCTAAAAGCAACAGCGCCGGAGCCTATTTCCGGGCCCTGGAGTTCCTGCGAGCGCATGGAGCCGGCGAGGTTCCCGCGCACCTCAAGGACGCCAGCCGGGACGCGGAGGCCCTGGGCCACGGCCAGGGCTATCAATATCCCCACGAGTTCCCGGGGCACTTCATCCGCCAGTCCTACTGGCCCGTCGGCCTCCCCCGGATCCGGTTCTACAGGCCCTCGGATCAGGGCTACGAACGGGAGATCGCCGAGCGCCTCCGCCGCTGGTGGGGCGCCCTCGAAGGACCGGAGCCCTCCTCCATCCCGTCCGAGGGAACGTGA
- a CDS encoding FmdB family zinc ribbon protein, with translation MPIYEYRCRRCRRRVTAFFRTFSEVDHSQVTCTYCGSSDLVRLISRVRVLRSEEARLESLADADWIGDVDEKDPRSIGRWMRRMTQELGEELGDLGPEFEEVIERLEAGQTPEEIEKAMPELAGEGEGGEEEGEGSAGEE, from the coding sequence ATGCCGATCTATGAGTATCGTTGCCGTCGGTGCCGGCGTCGGGTCACGGCTTTCTTCCGCACTTTTTCGGAGGTCGACCACAGCCAGGTCACCTGCACCTACTGTGGGAGCTCCGATCTGGTCCGTCTGATCTCCCGGGTTCGTGTGCTTCGCTCGGAGGAGGCGCGGCTGGAGTCTTTGGCGGACGCGGACTGGATCGGGGATGTGGACGAGAAGGATCCTCGCTCCATCGGCCGCTGGATGCGGCGGATGACCCAGGAGCTGGGGGAGGAGCTGGGGGATCTGGGCCCGGAGTTCGAGGAGGTCATCGAGCGCCTGGAGGCCGGCCAGACGCCGGAGGAGATCGAGAAGGCGATGCCCGAGCTGGCCGGCGAAGGCGAGGGAGGGGAGGAGGAGGGCGAGGGATCTGCCGGAGAGGAATGA
- a CDS encoding glycosyltransferase family 39 protein, with amino-acid sequence MLVAFALRVHRLGEANVWWDEGFTIGLARRPFPEMIGGTARDTHPPLYYALLWPWIRLAGDGEFATRFPSVAFGVLTVAAAGAAGRRLGGPGVQLLALWLLGLSRFHIWWSQETRMYALAALGIALSAFFALRVAWKPGSFRIWGAWALSSSIALFSVYLALFAWIPQSLSLLWAIPRRAWPRWLLAHGTLALLMLGWLAFALPRMATWSAGGPPPGWSAVLQLSAVLWTTGISTYVERWAGPAVVLISGMLPGIAVAAREAVRATRRIRDLFPLALLSVGLALQPVAVWLITRPRSFLYTPRLEARYFLPALPYFSLLLAFSIARAFSIPRLRPFALVLALGAFGLSLASLPAYYASRHWRADPALLPFLIRVYARPGDGVILVSGDRAPEFQYYYERIDGTNGLPPVYPVPRQAVPVRSDTVEGELEEILRAHPRIWLARVESHLQDPEGWVERWLDAHLHRALEFPFGHNGLVLYVASPQETAVPAENLARLNEIHRLKDPPGIFLGYDWVGRVFRPGETMRIGLYLQPGRPLSLTVEWIRRPDQQVARTELHVPAGSGIRRSSLELPVTPYTPSGDYVVRVEAEGDGSVTIPAFRVEGTIPPPSPSEIAHPMSARLGDRIRLLGYRLYGVREGNPPEAAPGDTLFLDLYWEAEGPIPRSYVVFTHLIGEAWNPATGNPVWAQDDQVPLEGAYPTTHWIPGQPLRDRYVLRLPAEMPAGDYLLEAGMYVLETGERLPVSGEGADPTARRLILGLIRVRPRR; translated from the coding sequence TTGCTGGTTGCATTCGCCCTGCGCGTCCATCGCCTGGGCGAGGCAAACGTCTGGTGGGACGAAGGGTTCACCATCGGGCTGGCTCGCCGTCCGTTCCCCGAGATGATCGGGGGGACGGCGCGGGACACTCACCCGCCGCTTTACTATGCGCTGCTCTGGCCCTGGATCCGACTGGCGGGGGATGGGGAGTTCGCCACTCGATTCCCATCGGTGGCCTTCGGGGTCCTCACCGTGGCTGCAGCGGGGGCTGCCGGCCGCCGGCTGGGCGGACCCGGCGTCCAACTCCTTGCCCTCTGGCTTCTGGGTCTCTCCCGTTTTCACATCTGGTGGTCCCAGGAAACCCGGATGTATGCCCTGGCGGCCCTTGGGATCGCCCTCTCCGCGTTCTTTGCGCTGCGGGTCGCATGGAAACCGGGCTCCTTCCGGATATGGGGCGCGTGGGCGCTGAGCAGCTCCATCGCCCTCTTCTCGGTCTACCTGGCCCTCTTCGCCTGGATCCCCCAGAGCCTCAGCCTGCTGTGGGCCATCCCCCGGCGCGCTTGGCCGCGATGGCTGCTCGCCCACGGGACGCTCGCGCTCCTGATGCTCGGGTGGCTCGCCTTCGCCCTGCCTCGCATGGCCACCTGGTCGGCGGGCGGTCCGCCCCCCGGGTGGTCCGCCGTGTTGCAGTTGAGCGCGGTGCTCTGGACGACGGGGATCTCGACCTATGTGGAGCGATGGGCCGGGCCCGCCGTGGTCCTGATCTCCGGGATGCTCCCCGGGATCGCCGTCGCCGCGCGGGAAGCCGTGCGCGCGACGCGCCGGATACGGGATCTGTTTCCTCTGGCCCTGCTCAGCGTCGGGCTGGCCCTCCAGCCCGTTGCGGTCTGGCTGATCACCCGCCCTCGGTCTTTCCTGTATACGCCCCGCCTGGAGGCGCGTTACTTCCTCCCCGCTCTGCCTTACTTCAGCCTCTTGCTGGCGTTCTCCATCGCCCGGGCTTTCTCCATCCCCCGCCTCCGACCTTTCGCCCTTGTGCTGGCGCTGGGCGCCTTCGGCCTATCGCTGGCCTCGCTCCCAGCGTATTACGCCAGCCGCCACTGGCGGGCGGATCCGGCCCTTCTTCCCTTCCTGATCCGGGTTTACGCCCGACCCGGGGATGGCGTGATCCTGGTCTCTGGGGACCGCGCGCCGGAGTTTCAGTATTACTACGAGCGGATCGATGGGACGAACGGCCTCCCGCCGGTGTATCCGGTCCCCCGGCAGGCTGTCCCGGTTCGATCGGACACGGTGGAGGGGGAATTGGAGGAGATCCTCCGGGCCCATCCGCGGATCTGGCTGGCCCGGGTGGAAAGCCACCTCCAGGACCCTGAGGGCTGGGTGGAACGGTGGCTGGATGCCCATCTCCACCGTGCGTTGGAGTTCCCCTTCGGTCACAACGGCCTGGTCCTGTATGTGGCCTCTCCTCAGGAGACTGCAGTCCCTGCGGAGAACCTGGCTCGCTTGAACGAAATCCATCGCCTGAAGGATCCGCCTGGAATCTTCCTCGGATACGATTGGGTGGGGCGTGTGTTCCGGCCCGGAGAGACCATGCGCATCGGCCTTTACCTGCAGCCCGGCCGTCCGCTCTCCCTAACGGTGGAATGGATCCGCAGGCCCGATCAGCAAGTCGCTCGGACGGAGCTCCATGTCCCGGCGGGGTCAGGGATCCGGCGGAGTTCGCTGGAACTTCCCGTCACCCCTTACACGCCTTCGGGAGATTACGTCGTTCGGGTTGAGGCGGAAGGAGATGGATCGGTGACGATCCCGGCGTTCCGGGTGGAGGGGACGATCCCTCCTCCTTCCCCCTCGGAGATCGCCCATCCGATGTCCGCGCGCCTGGGGGATCGAATCCGGCTCCTGGGTTATCGCCTGTATGGAGTCCGAGAGGGGAATCCGCCGGAGGCGGCGCCAGGGGATACGCTGTTTCTGGACCTCTATTGGGAGGCGGAGGGTCCGATCCCCCGTTCCTATGTGGTGTTCACCCATTTGATCGGGGAGGCCTGGAACCCGGCCACCGGGAACCCGGTGTGGGCTCAGGACGATCAGGTCCCCCTGGAGGGGGCGTATCCGACCACCCACTGGATCCCCGGTCAGCCGTTGCGGGATCGCTATGTGCTTCGATTGCCGGCGGAGATGCCTGCCGGGGACTATCTCCTGGAGGCCGGGATGTATGTGCTGGAGACCGGGGAGCGGTTGCCGGTGAGCGGAGAGGGGGCCGATCCGACCGCCCGCCGCCTGATCCTCGGCCTCATCCGCGTGCGCCCGCGGCGGTGA
- a CDS encoding glycosyltransferase family 1 protein, with the protein MEVVFDGRVIQDRFPGIGRYAFRLLEAMLSLEPGLRLRLLYVPQAPNRRWDLRALDRFPAVQRIPVSIPPFAPAEHWAIPWLLRRWPEALVHVPHYAVPLGLLRRSAPLAVTLHDFAPLRLPAAWSALQRWLYRFWHRCVLARADAVFVISRATQEDLFRLFGVPRGRVAVTPEAADPHFFPRPPQEVAEALSHYGIRPPYALWVGVNKPSKNIDRLLEAWARVRERLPDSSATLILAGPRDPRYPLRLRPGARDLGMVPEEDLPALYTGARLFVFPSLWEGFGLPVLEAMACGVPVACSDIPALREVAGEAAMFFDPRDVEGMVRVLEVAWRRAKDPVWRAAARARAGQFSWQETARRTLEVYRGLG; encoded by the coding sequence ATGGAGGTGGTGTTCGACGGCCGGGTGATCCAGGATCGCTTCCCGGGGATCGGACGCTACGCCTTCCGCCTGCTGGAAGCCATGCTCTCGCTGGAGCCGGGTCTGCGGCTGCGTCTGCTCTACGTGCCGCAAGCGCCCAACCGACGCTGGGATCTGCGGGCGCTGGATCGGTTCCCGGCCGTGCAGCGGATCCCGGTTTCCATCCCTCCTTTTGCGCCGGCGGAGCATTGGGCGATCCCCTGGCTTCTCCGGCGATGGCCGGAGGCCCTGGTCCACGTGCCCCACTATGCGGTCCCCCTGGGTCTGCTCCGGCGGTCGGCTCCGCTCGCGGTGACGTTGCATGATTTCGCCCCGCTGCGCCTGCCCGCTGCCTGGTCCGCGCTCCAGCGGTGGCTCTACCGGTTCTGGCATCGATGCGTCCTGGCCCGGGCGGATGCGGTCTTCGTGATCTCCCGGGCCACGCAGGAAGACTTGTTCCGCCTCTTCGGCGTCCCCCGCGGCCGGGTGGCAGTGACCCCTGAAGCGGCCGACCCCCATTTCTTCCCGCGCCCTCCCCAGGAGGTGGCGGAGGCCCTTTCTCATTACGGCATCCGGCCGCCGTATGCCCTCTGGGTGGGAGTGAACAAGCCATCGAAGAACATCGATCGATTGCTGGAGGCATGGGCGCGCGTGCGGGAGCGGCTTCCGGATTCATCGGCGACGCTGATCCTGGCCGGCCCGCGGGATCCCCGTTACCCGCTGCGGCTCCGGCCGGGCGCGCGGGATCTGGGGATGGTCCCTGAGGAGGATCTGCCGGCCCTCTACACCGGCGCGCGGCTGTTCGTTTTCCCTTCCCTCTGGGAGGGTTTCGGCCTGCCGGTCCTGGAGGCGATGGCCTGCGGGGTGCCGGTGGCGTGTTCGGACATCCCGGCGTTGCGGGAGGTGGCGGGGGAGGCGGCGATGTTCTTCGATCCCCGGGATGTGGAGGGGATGGTCCGCGTCCTCGAGGTCGCCTGGCGAAGGGCCAAGGATCCCGTGTGGCGGGCGGCGGCGCGGGCGCGCGCCGGGCAGTTCTCCTGGCAGGAGACCGCCCGGCGTACTCTCGAAGTTTATCGCGGGCTGGGGTGA
- the xpt gene encoding xanthine phosphoribosyltransferase — protein MEALKEAIRRYGRHLGNGIIKVDAFLNHQIDPALIAACGQELARRFRHLEPTKVLTAEISGIGPALMTAYALGVPLVFARKHKPLTMGDDIFFATAPSHTKGGDVTLLVAADYLRPGDRVLIVDDFLATGATILALARLAQAAGAQVIGIGAVIEKRFEGGRDRLRPLNVPIESLAVVTGVEGDRILLEGDEATDRPG, from the coding sequence GTGGAAGCGCTGAAAGAAGCGATCCGGCGTTATGGACGTCATCTGGGGAACGGCATCATCAAAGTGGATGCCTTCTTGAACCACCAGATCGACCCTGCCCTGATCGCCGCCTGTGGGCAGGAGCTCGCCCGACGGTTCCGTCATCTGGAGCCCACCAAGGTGCTGACCGCGGAGATCTCCGGGATCGGGCCGGCGCTGATGACCGCCTACGCCCTGGGGGTGCCTCTGGTTTTCGCCCGCAAGCACAAGCCGCTCACCATGGGGGACGACATCTTTTTTGCGACGGCCCCCTCCCACACGAAAGGCGGGGATGTGACGTTGCTGGTGGCCGCCGACTATCTGCGGCCGGGGGATCGGGTCCTGATCGTCGACGATTTCCTGGCCACCGGGGCGACCATCCTGGCGCTGGCCCGATTAGCCCAGGCCGCCGGCGCCCAGGTGATCGGGATCGGCGCCGTGATTGAGAAGCGCTTTGAGGGCGGGCGGGACCGACTGCGACCTCTGAACGTGCCCATTGAATCCCTGGCGGTGGTCACCGGCGTGGAGGGCGACCGGATCCTCCTGGAGGGAGACGAGGCGACGGATCGCCCCGGATGA
- the mce gene encoding methylmalonyl-CoA epimerase, giving the protein MPRLNHVAIVVEDLEAALPFFRDLLGLPLARVADVPAEQVRVAFFPMEGGEIELVQPTDPESGVAKFLARRGPGLHHICVEVEDLDGTLKRLKEAGVQLIHESPLVGSDGTRYTFIHPRSAFGVLVELYERASGS; this is encoded by the coding sequence ATGCCGCGGCTGAACCACGTCGCTATCGTGGTGGAGGATCTCGAAGCGGCCCTGCCCTTCTTCCGGGATCTGCTGGGCCTGCCCCTGGCGCGGGTGGCGGACGTTCCGGCCGAGCAGGTCCGCGTGGCTTTCTTCCCCATGGAAGGGGGAGAAATTGAGCTGGTGCAGCCCACGGATCCAGAGTCCGGCGTCGCGAAGTTCCTGGCCCGTCGGGGCCCGGGCCTGCATCACATTTGCGTGGAGGTGGAGGATCTGGATGGGACCTTGAAGCGGCTGAAGGAGGCCGGCGTGCAGCTCATCCATGAATCCCCCCTGGTGGGGAGCGATGGGACGCGGTATACCTTCATCCACCCCCGCAGCGCCTTCGGGGTGCTGGTCGAGCTGTATGAGCGGGCGTCCGGCTCGTAA
- a CDS encoding type II toxin-antitoxin system Phd/YefM family antitoxin, protein MGVIRLGLRQFRDRLGYYLQRVKEGETIILMERGEPIGQILPFSEDPRGRMIQLMRAGLIEWNGHLLPPYQPAVRLHGPGTLAERVLEDRE, encoded by the coding sequence ATGGGCGTGATCCGCTTGGGCCTTCGTCAGTTCAGGGATCGTCTGGGATATTACCTTCAGCGAGTCAAAGAAGGAGAGACAATCATCCTGATGGAACGCGGTGAGCCGATTGGGCAGATCCTTCCCTTCTCCGAAGATCCTCGAGGCCGCATGATTCAATTGATGCGTGCGGGGCTGATCGAGTGGAATGGCCACCTGCTGCCCCCCTATCAACCCGCAGTCCGGCTTCATGGTCCGGGGACGCTTGCGGAACGGGTTCTGGAGGATCGGGAATGA
- a CDS encoding S1C family serine protease, translated as MAFPGWTVAGLPAAVDAALGAVLEQVIPGVVRVWNGRGGFGAGFLARPGLVVTSAHLLARGPHRVTLWTGAHLPAVPVIVEPELDLAVLRLPQPVGPALPLRDPATLRVGSLMLALGHPWGEPYSVTLGVFSGWVIVRTGGPRGTLRLLRTDAALAPGNSGGPLLDAWGRVVGVSAMVVGGDQSLAVPADAVDGLIREGNG; from the coding sequence ATGGCCTTTCCGGGGTGGACCGTGGCGGGGCTTCCGGCGGCGGTGGATGCCGCCCTGGGGGCCGTCCTGGAGCAGGTGATCCCGGGCGTCGTGCGGGTGTGGAACGGCCGCGGGGGGTTCGGGGCCGGCTTCCTCGCGCGGCCGGGGCTTGTGGTCACCAGCGCCCACCTGCTCGCCCGCGGGCCGCATCGGGTGACCCTGTGGACGGGAGCGCACCTGCCCGCGGTTCCGGTGATCGTGGAGCCGGAGCTGGATCTGGCGGTGCTCCGGCTCCCACAACCGGTGGGGCCCGCGCTTCCCCTTCGCGATCCGGCCACGCTTCGGGTGGGATCCCTGATGCTGGCCCTGGGGCATCCATGGGGCGAGCCTTATTCCGTCACCCTGGGGGTGTTCAGCGGATGGGTGATCGTCCGAACCGGCGGCCCGCGCGGGACGCTCCGTCTGTTGCGCACGGATGCGGCGCTGGCGCCGGGGAACTCCGGTGGCCCGTTGCTGGACGCCTGGGGACGGGTGGTGGGGGTGAGCGCGATGGTGGTGGGCGGGGATCAAAGCCTGGCGGTCCCGGCGGACGCGGTAGATGGGTTGATCCGGGAGGGGAACGGATGA
- a CDS encoding guanylate kinase, protein MSKREGAETMETVFSPAVTLEGLAQRPTQPLVVVISGPSGAGKDSLIRRMKELQVPFHFVVTATSRPPRPGEVDGVDYHFLSRERFEAGIRAGEFLEYAVVYGDYKGIPRWEIENALASGKDVILRVDVQGAATLRRLIPEAVFIFVIPSSREELIERLRARGTESPESIARRLQAVEEELKHWAEFDYVVVNRNQHLDEAVADILAIIRAEHCRARPRGAHREPMDPQPGAPPSSPPPPR, encoded by the coding sequence ATGAGCAAACGGGAAGGCGCGGAAACCATGGAAACGGTTTTCTCTCCGGCCGTCACCCTTGAGGGGCTGGCCCAGCGCCCGACCCAGCCCCTCGTGGTGGTGATCTCCGGACCCTCCGGGGCCGGGAAGGACTCCCTGATCCGGCGGATGAAGGAGCTACAGGTCCCCTTTCACTTCGTGGTCACCGCCACCTCCCGTCCCCCGCGCCCCGGCGAGGTCGACGGCGTGGATTACCATTTCCTTTCCCGGGAACGGTTCGAGGCCGGTATCCGGGCCGGGGAGTTCCTGGAATACGCGGTGGTCTACGGGGATTACAAGGGCATCCCCCGCTGGGAGATCGAGAACGCCCTGGCCAGCGGTAAGGATGTGATCCTGCGGGTGGATGTGCAGGGCGCCGCCACCCTCCGCCGCCTGATCCCCGAAGCGGTGTTCATCTTCGTCATCCCTTCCTCCCGGGAGGAGCTCATCGAGCGCCTGCGCGCCCGCGGCACCGAGAGCCCGGAATCCATCGCCCGGAGGCTCCAGGCGGTGGAGGAGGAATTAAAGCACTGGGCGGAGTTCGATTACGTGGTCGTCAACCGGAACCAGCATCTGGACGAGGCGGTGGCGGACATCCTGGCGATCATCCGCGCGGAGCACTGTCGAGCACGTCCTCGGGGGGCCCATCGGGAACCCATGGATCCTCAACCCGGCGCCCCTCCGTCCTCTCCGCCGCCGCCCCGGTGA
- a CDS encoding S1C family serine protease, translating into MEREFPNPLVALSEALAEAAARGAAATVTVDARDRWPASGVGYAADLVLTADHVIEREEIRVVLPDGRERTAVRIGRDPATDLALLRVSEGSVPVLEIAEREPRVGQIVLALGRPTPEGIQASLGVITAVGGPLRTPWGGWLERYLRTDATMYPGFSGGPLIDGEGRAVGINTSGLAGIPLSIPIRLAWRVAEALAREGQVRRGYLGVRTQSVPLAPAQQAALGRPQSHGLLIVGVEEGSPAAQAGLRPGDILTAFQGHPVQDAEDLQAQLFGDVVGRPVEVEVLRGEERRTLSLIVGERRETREEAQWPFRGGPWRGFRRRWMPPWGPSWSR; encoded by the coding sequence ATGGAGCGCGAGTTTCCGAATCCGTTGGTCGCCTTGTCGGAGGCCCTGGCAGAGGCCGCCGCGCGAGGGGCGGCGGCCACGGTCACAGTGGACGCGCGGGATCGCTGGCCAGCCAGCGGGGTCGGCTACGCGGCAGACCTGGTGCTGACGGCGGACCATGTCATCGAGCGAGAGGAGATCCGGGTGGTGTTGCCGGACGGCCGGGAGCGGACAGCCGTCCGCATCGGCCGGGACCCCGCCACGGATCTGGCGCTGTTGCGGGTATCCGAGGGATCGGTTCCGGTGCTGGAGATCGCGGAGAGGGAACCCCGGGTGGGCCAGATCGTCCTGGCCCTGGGGCGGCCCACCCCGGAGGGCATCCAGGCCAGCCTGGGGGTGATCACCGCGGTCGGCGGTCCGCTCCGCACGCCCTGGGGCGGATGGCTGGAGCGCTATCTGCGCACCGATGCCACCATGTATCCGGGCTTCTCGGGAGGCCCGCTGATCGATGGGGAAGGGCGGGCGGTCGGGATCAACACCTCCGGCCTGGCCGGGATCCCGCTGTCCATCCCCATCCGGCTGGCCTGGCGGGTGGCGGAGGCCCTGGCCCGCGAAGGACAGGTCCGCCGGGGCTACCTGGGCGTCCGCACGCAATCGGTTCCCCTCGCCCCGGCGCAGCAGGCGGCCCTGGGACGTCCTCAATCCCATGGGTTGCTGATTGTGGGGGTGGAGGAGGGGAGCCCGGCAGCCCAGGCCGGGTTGCGCCCGGGGGACATCCTGACGGCCTTCCAGGGCCATCCGGTCCAGGATGCGGAGGATCTCCAGGCCCAGCTCTTCGGGGATGTGGTGGGTCGCCCGGTTGAGGTGGAGGTGCTCCGGGGGGAGGAGCGGCGGACGCTGTCGCTGATCGTGGGGGAGCGTCGGGAGACACGGGAGGAAGCACAATGGCCTTTCCGGGGTGGACCGTGGCGGGGCTTCCGGCGGCGGTGGATGCCGCCCTGGGGGCCGTCCTGGAGCAGGTGA